The Clostridia bacterium genome has a segment encoding these proteins:
- a CDS encoding NAD-dependent malic enzyme, which yields MDYAQESLKKHAQWKGKIEVKATVPVATKEDLSLAYTPGVAQPCLEIQKNPDLSYDLTRRHNLCAVITDGTAVLGLGDIGPEAGMPVMEGKCVLFKSFGDVDAFPLCIKSKDVDTIVNTIYLLSGSFGGINLEDISAPRCFEIERKLKEVCDIPIFHDDQHGTAIITLAGLTNALKVVGKKKEEIKVVINGAGAAAISICKLLLSAGVKNVTLCDRSGAIYKGREKGMNWIKEEMAEVTNLERKQGTLADMLVGADVFIGVSAPKMVTTEMVRTMNKDAIVFACANPTPEIFPEDAKAGGAKVVATGRSDYPNQINNVLAFPGIFRGTFDVRARDINEEMKLAAAKALAELISDDELSADYIIPAAFDPRVGKAVAKAVAQAARDSGVARL from the coding sequence ATGGATTACGCACAAGAATCACTCAAAAAACACGCCCAATGGAAGGGCAAAATCGAAGTCAAAGCCACCGTTCCCGTGGCCACCAAAGAGGATCTGTCTTTGGCCTATACGCCCGGCGTGGCGCAACCTTGTCTGGAAATTCAAAAGAATCCCGACCTCAGCTACGACCTCACCCGCCGTCACAACCTCTGCGCCGTCATCACGGACGGTACGGCCGTGCTCGGCTTGGGCGACATCGGGCCCGAAGCGGGTATGCCCGTGATGGAAGGCAAGTGCGTGCTGTTCAAATCGTTCGGCGACGTGGACGCGTTCCCCTTGTGCATCAAGAGTAAGGACGTCGACACTATCGTCAACACCATCTATTTGCTGTCCGGATCGTTCGGCGGCATCAATTTGGAAGATATATCCGCGCCCCGTTGCTTCGAGATCGAGCGCAAACTCAAAGAGGTGTGCGACATTCCCATCTTCCACGACGACCAACACGGTACCGCCATCATTACTTTGGCCGGCTTGACCAACGCCCTCAAAGTGGTGGGCAAGAAAAAAGAAGAGATCAAGGTGGTCATCAACGGCGCGGGCGCCGCGGCCATCAGCATCTGCAAACTGCTCCTCTCGGCAGGCGTCAAAAACGTCACCTTGTGCGACCGTTCGGGCGCCATCTACAAGGGCCGCGAGAAAGGTATGAATTGGATCAAGGAAGAGATGGCGGAAGTGACCAACCTCGAGAGAAAGCAAGGCACTTTGGCCGATATGTTGGTGGGTGCGGACGTGTTCATCGGCGTCAGCGCGCCCAAGATGGTGACGACCGAGATGGTGCGCACCATGAACAAGGACGCCATCGTCTTCGCGTGCGCCAACCCCACGCCCGAGATCTTCCCCGAAGACGCCAAAGCGGGCGGCGCCAAAGTGGTGGCCACCGGCCGCAGCGACTATCCCAACCAAATCAACAACGTGCTGGCGTTCCCCGGCATTTTCCGCGGCACCTTCGACGTGAGAGCCCGCGACATCAACGAAGAAATGAAGTTGGCGGCCGCCAAAGCCTTGGCCGAATTGATTTCGGACGACGAACTGTCGGCGGACTATATCATTCCCGCCGCCTTCGATCCCCGCGTGGGCAAGGCCGTCGCCAAGGCCGTGGCGCAAGCCGCCCGTGATTCGGGCGTGGCCAGACTGTAA